In Stomoxys calcitrans chromosome 2, idStoCalc2.1, whole genome shotgun sequence, the following proteins share a genomic window:
- the LOC106095626 gene encoding pyridoxine/pyridoxamine 5'-phosphate oxidase, producing MNQLLKIRKMSTASVPLSALRMKYMEKKEAFLEENIRVKEPINLFNEWMSQAMQTEGILEPNAASLATVNSKGCPSNRFVLLKDVTADGFTFFTNYGSRKASDIENNNNVAMTLYWCPLRRSVRIEGTAEKIPKEDSLKYFHERPRASQIGALASEQSSRIPSRQHLDQIEKKIKQDLGDDKEVPLPNWGGYLIRPRLIEFWQGQTDRLHDRIVFRKHAGVEKEVDNVLIHPAENGWVYERLAP from the exons ATGAATCAATTATTAAAAATACGCAAGATGTCAACTGCAAGTGTTCCATTATCCG CTCTGCGCATGAAATATATGGAAAAGAAAGAAGCATTTCTGGAGGAGAACATACGGGTAAAGGAACCCATCAACTTGTTCAATGAATGGATGAGCCAGGCAATGCAAACGGAAGGTATTTTAGAACCAAATGCGGCTTCATTGGCAACAGTGAATAG TAAAGGCTGTCCCTCCAATCGTTTTGTTCTACTAAAAGATGTTACCGCTGATGGTTTCACTTTTTTCACCAACTATGGCAGCCGCAAAGCCAGCGACattgaaaacaataacaatgtaGCCATGACTCTTTATTGGTGCCCCTTGCGTCGTTCAGTGCGTATTGAGGGAACTGCCGAGAAAATTCCAAAGGAAGATTCCTTAAAGTATTTTCATGAAAGGCCAAGAGCCAGTCAAATTGGCGCTTTGGCTTCGGAGCAAAGTTCCAGAATACCTTCACGTCAGCATTTGGATcaaatcgaaaagaaaatcaaacaaGATCTGGGAGATGATAAGGAGGTACCTCTGCCCAACTGGGGCGGTTACTTGATACGGCCTCGGTTAATTGAATTCTGGCAAGGACAGACAGATCGTTTACATGATCGCATTGTATTTAGAAAACATGCAGGTGTGGAGAAG
- the LOC106095627 gene encoding DNA replication licensing factor REC isoform X2 → MNPPHAPGPARFFRGRFRGGRPNYFFKRNGRTIPAHSTVAGGYSRRGGRGGAAVPAANTSQAPFVPPCSYLRPQFYAAPEDAGQQVSSIAVETPMLCPGWRLYFYKESYEESNVLNARLKLLETHYNNNVAHYDFLNIQRQGFFKLNANILQQDEQLKSEWPTLMDDMLVRPMRTLATFALAMHSLATMASIDVSLSQEQSTRDHYVPKIIKPRKIYARPMGFMAERPMDIVGSLEVDQLYCVRGVVTCVGPVDASATWIAYRCGRCKQEQALRQGGFHVVRPYSCKRQGCLAKAGFGEIRSSPFTRITPKQMIRITESRLDLSLHSEIQAKHTLDVELRHDLVDTISLGQEVVITGILRVRPLQEQQECDQYAAFAGKMEIFMKATTIVDAKEVNHPFSEKDIEAITTINGENDSFKLLVNSLAPEVFGYELAKAGVFLSLIGGAGSQVHDEDEINVLLVGDPGVGKSNIIQMCSKISLKGSLVQAKRGASSNNKKLTISVKGRSNHILECGGLLESRHSHCSIDDIDRLTTQMESFMNVLQIQSTCLAYPFMFSSFSTPTCVIASANSMRGHYDQSKMLTDNIRIPAHLLNEFHLVFLLLDKPNKEMDTSLSEHIRAVHRGAKKNAAIANRFDQKIKTNNSMNMTLDDDDDNTDDYDLGERLKIKPEEENEIDLLPVILLKKFIAYSRQQVRPMLTDEASEEIKHFYMDLRQQSENSLYSISSGFGVL, encoded by the exons ATGAATCCGCCTCACGCTCCTGGACCAGCTCGCTTTTTCCGAGGGCGTTTTCGTGGAGGTCgaccaaattattttttcaaacgcAATGGTCGCACAATTCCTGCTCATAGTACAGTTGCCGGTGGTTATAGTCGCAGAGGAGGTCGCGGAGGTGCCGCAGTGCCAGCGGCAAATACTTCCCAAGCTCCATTTGTGCCACCATGCAGTTATTTGCGTCCCCAATTCTATGCTGCTCCAGAAGATGCTGGTCAACAAGTGAGTTCCATAGCTGTGGAGACACCTATGCTTTGTCCTGGTTGGCGTTTGTATTTCTACAAGGAATCCTATGAAGAGAGCAACGTATTAAACGCTCGTCTAAAACTGTTAGAAACGcactacaacaacaatgtaGCCCATTATGATTTTCTAAATATACAGCGTCAAGGTTTCTTTAAACTGAATGCCAATATTCTGCAGCAAGATGAGCAGTTGAAAAGCGAATGGCCCACATTGATGGATGACATGTTGGTTAGACCCATGAGAACCCTGGCCACATTTGCACTGGCAATGCATTCATTGGCCACCATGGCTTCTATCGATGTGTCTCTAAGTCAGGAACAGAGTACAAGAGATCATTATGTACCCAAGATCATTAAGCCCCGAAAAATATACGCCCGCCCCATGGGTTTTATGGCGGAGCGGCCCATGGATATTGTAGGTTCACTAGAAGTCGACCAATTGTATTGTGTACGCGGGGTGGTTACATGCGTGGGACCCGTCGATGCCTCGGCCACTTGGATAGCTTACAGATGTGGCAGATGTAAACAGGAACAGGCGCTAAGGCAAGGAG GGTTTCATGTAGTCCGACCTTATTCGTGTAAACGCCAAGGTTGTCTTGCTAAAGCCGGTTTTGGAGAAATTCGATCTTCGCCTTTTACTCGCATAACACCAAAACAAATGATACGCATAACTGAATCCCGTCTAGATTTATCGTTACATTCTGAAATCCAGGCCAAACATACACTCGATGTGGAACTAAGACATGACTTAGTCGACACTATTTCACTGGGTCAAGAAGTCGTGATCACAGGCATTCTTAGAGTGCGTCCACTGCAAGAGCAACAAGAATGCGATCAATACGCTGCTTTTGCGggtaaaatggaaatttttatgaaagccaCTACCATAGTAGATGCAAAGGAAGTCAATCATCCATTTAGTGAGaaagatattgaagccataacAACAATAAATGGTGAAAATGACAGCTTCAAACTGTTGGTGAACTCATTGGCTCCCGAAGTGTTTGGCTATGAATTGGCTAAAGCAGGTGTGTTTTTGTCCCTGATTGGCGGAGCTGGCTCTCAAGTTCATGACGAGGATGAGATTAATGTGTTACTGGTAGGAGATCCTGGCGTCGGCAAATCTAACATAATACAAATGTGTTCCAAGATCTCTCTAAAAG GTTCTTTGGTGCAGGCTAAACGCGGAGCCTCTAGCAATAATAAAAAACTTACCATTTCCGTTAAAGGTCGTAGCAACCATATACTGGAATGTGGTGGTTTGTTAGAATCTAGACACAGTCACTGCTCAATCGATGATATTGATCGCCTAACAACACAAATGGAGTCGTTTATGAATGTTTTACAAATACAGTCTACCTGTTTGGCCTACCCCTTTATGTTTTCGTCATTTTCAACACCCACATGTGTCATTGCATCGGCAAATTCTATGCGTGGCCATTATGATCAATCCAAGATGTTGACAGATAATATTCGAATCCCAGCacatttgttaaatgaattccaTTTGGTGTTTCTGCTTTTGGATAAGCCCAACAAGGAAATGGATACCTCGCTATCGGAGCATATTAGAGCTGTTCATCGGGGAGCCAAAAAGAATGCAGCCATAGCCAACAGATTCGATcagaaaataaaaaccaacaaTTCCATGAATATGACTctggacgatgatgatgataacaCTGATGACTACGATTTGGGCGAGagattaaaaataaaacctGAGGAAGAAAATGAAATCGACCTATTGCCTGTTATACTGTTAAAGAAATTCATTG CCTATTCTCGCCAACAAGTTAGACCCATGCTTACGGATGAGGCCAGTGAAGagataaaacatttttatatggaTTTAAGACAACAGTCAGAGAATTCTCTATATTCTATATCCTCAGG